The following is a genomic window from Niabella soli DSM 19437.
TTTGGATTGATGATGTGAACAGTGTCCTGCGTATGGGGATGCTGTGTTTCGAAATTGATATGCTCCATTCCGGGACCGTGGCATTTTTCACATCCTACTCCATACAGGACGCCGGATTTGTCGAAATCTTCAAACACACCGTTGACAGCGATAACTTTTGCGTTGGTAGTATGACACTCTAAGCAACGGGAGGTAATAACCCTGTTTAATACAATTTTATCGGGATATCCCGGGCTGTTATTCCATTTTTTGATATAAGAGAAATAGGATAGGGGGAGCTGTACCAGCCTGTTTCCCACCCATGAAGCATAGGATTGCGCATTTTTACCCGCCCCGAATATTATATCAAATGATTGCTGCTTTTTATTAACACCGTTTATATATACCTGCTGGTACATACGACCGTTACTGTCTATACATTTTATTGTTTCCGAAACATTAAAGCGGTAAAAATTATTCCCTGGTTTAAAACTGCCAGGCACCTTGTCCCGGGTGGCTATTTGTGTTGCTCGAAAATGAGTGGTTTGTATATATTTTTGATAAATATCCGGGTGACAGCTTTGGCAGGCCGCAGAACTTGCATACCGGCTCTGAAAGAGTACCCCGGCGGTATCAGCATCATTTACACCGGTAGCAGTATGATCCGCTCCATTCGTACAACTGATCCACACCGCAACTGTACTAATTAAGCCGGTAATTACCCAGGCGCTTGTATGTAAACGAAACCATTTAATGTTTAGTTCTTTAATGCCTTCCGGCGATTTTTTATAGATGGCAATATCTGGCCGGGAAGACGGTAAATCAACGGATATTGAAAACAAGATCTTCCCGTATTTCCGTATTCCCGGTTTTTGATACAGCTTCGTTTAAGCGATAACTATTGCCTTCCTTATTGTTTCCCGTTATAAAGGGCCTGTATATCCGCATCGCTCAGTGCTGTTGTATAAACCCTGAACTGGTCTAAAGAGCCCTCCATAAAGGTCATCCATGTATTTTGACTGTTCGTATACGGGCTGGGACCTCCTATTGAAAATCCGTCAAAATTTCCCCAGGTTACATTACCCACTGTACCCACTGTATTGGTTTTAAACAACTGGCCATCGATATAACATTTTAAGGTAGACGATGAGCCGGTATAAGTAAAGGCGAGGTGATGCCAGGACCCGTTTAATACATTGGGCATCCTGTTTGCATTGGTATACTCTACCCAATTGTCCATAAGGTAAAATTTAGCAGCGGCTAACGCGGTGGTACTTGGGTTGCCTGCATCTTCAAATTCCAGGAATAATTTTGTGTTGGTCCAGCTATAGCCTTTCGC
Proteins encoded in this region:
- a CDS encoding LamG domain-containing protein; this translates as MSRPLLGDYPKDANPAGGPLKFYVAFDGTTTNPLMNAVDSTRANFPSVNSGGIGEGVSGKCYVGSDTSYASYAGVNEFTSTSPLTAFTIAFWIKKTPQAAGKGTDFVFSLNAKGYSWTNTKLFLEFEDAGNPSTTALAAAKFYLMDNWVEYTNANRMPNVLNGSWHHLAFTYTGSSSTLKCYIDGQLFKTNTVGTVGNVTWGNFDGFSIGGPSPYTNSQNTWMTFMEGSLDQFRVYTTALSDADIQALYNGKQ
- a CDS encoding multiheme c-type cytochrome, producing MFSISVDLPSSRPDIAIYKKSPEGIKELNIKWFRLHTSAWVITGLISTVAVWISCTNGADHTATGVNDADTAGVLFQSRYASSAACQSCHPDIYQKYIQTTHFRATQIATRDKVPGSFKPGNNFYRFNVSETIKCIDSNGRMYQQVYINGVNKKQQSFDIIFGAGKNAQSYASWVGNRLVQLPLSYFSYIKKWNNSPGYPDKIVLNRVITSRCLECHTTNAKVIAVNGVFEDFDKSGVLYGVGCEKCHGPGMEHINFETQHPHTQDTVHIINPKKFSRQQELDLCAVCHSGSMNKLQPAFSFKPGDKLSDYYLPNIVSAGAENLDVHGNQFGLLSLSKCFSKSDMTCNSCHDPHANEENQFQVFSQKCMRCHTEAGNNFCTLKEVKANPLKANCINCHMPVQPSKAIVFTEQGTRKRIPAAMRTHLIKVYPQETAKLIKYIKGNNINFR